From Pusillibacter faecalis, one genomic window encodes:
- the thiE gene encoding thiamine phosphate synthase, whose product MDRTKLRLYAVTDRAWAADGDSFFRQVAAAVAGGADIVQLREKHLDPQAFLTEAKRFVALCREQGALSIINDSAEIAAQAGADGVHVGQGDLEASHARALLGPDKLIGVSAHTVEEALRAQAAGADYLGVGAAFVTGTKADASPISRETIRAITAAVNIPVVAIGGISQNNILQLKGCGLDGVAVVSALFAQPDVQAAARELKRLSEEMVR is encoded by the coding sequence ATGGATCGAACGAAACTGCGGCTGTACGCCGTTACGGACCGGGCTTGGGCGGCGGACGGGGATTCATTCTTCCGTCAGGTGGCCGCCGCTGTCGCCGGCGGAGCCGACATTGTTCAGCTGCGGGAAAAGCATCTGGACCCCCAGGCATTTTTGACGGAAGCGAAGCGGTTTGTGGCGCTGTGCCGGGAGCAAGGTGCTCTCAGCATCATCAACGACAGTGCCGAGATTGCTGCTCAGGCCGGGGCGGACGGCGTCCATGTGGGACAGGGGGATCTGGAGGCCAGCCATGCCCGGGCGCTGTTAGGGCCAGACAAGCTGATCGGCGTCTCCGCCCACACGGTGGAGGAGGCCTTGCGGGCTCAGGCGGCTGGCGCCGACTATCTGGGCGTGGGCGCCGCCTTTGTCACCGGCACCAAGGCCGACGCCTCCCCCATCTCCCGAGAAACCATCCGAGCCATCACAGCCGCAGTGAACATCCCCGTGGTGGCCATCGGCGGCATCAGCCAAAATAACATTTTGCAGCTCAAGGGCTGTGGGCTGGATGGCGTGGCGGTGGTATCCGCCCTCTTCGCACAGCCGGATGTGCAGGCCGCGGCCCGAGAGCTCAAGCGGCTTTCAGAGGAGATGGTCCGGTAA
- the thiW gene encoding energy coupling factor transporter S component ThiW — MRNAQVKKMALAGVLCAVAVVGSLLQFPVLGSQCAPVQHMVNVVCAVFLGPGWGVAVAFVASLLRNLFHLGSLMAFPGSMCGALLCGLVYWKMKNLPATLVAEVFGTGVIGGLAAYPVAKELMGLTPETYTAFVVPFLISTAAGSILAGALLTALKKSGALHSMQTALSH; from the coding sequence ATGAGAAATGCTCAAGTGAAAAAAATGGCCCTGGCCGGCGTACTGTGCGCTGTGGCCGTGGTGGGCAGTCTGCTGCAGTTCCCGGTGTTGGGCAGCCAGTGCGCGCCGGTGCAGCATATGGTGAATGTGGTCTGCGCTGTATTTCTGGGTCCAGGCTGGGGCGTGGCAGTAGCTTTTGTGGCCAGTTTGCTGCGAAACCTCTTCCATCTAGGGTCCTTGATGGCCTTTCCGGGGAGCATGTGCGGTGCGCTGCTGTGCGGTCTGGTGTACTGGAAAATGAAAAATCTGCCCGCTACCCTGGTGGCAGAGGTCTTCGGCACCGGTGTCATTGGGGGGCTTGCTGCCTATCCCGTTGCCAAAGAGCTGATGGGTCTGACGCCGGAGACTTACACCGCCTTTGTAGTACCGTTCTTGATTTCCACCGCCGCCGGGTCTATTCTGGCGGGTGCCTTGCTGACGGCCCTGAAAAAGAGCGGCGCTCTGCACTCCATGCAAACCGCCCTGAGTCACTAA
- the thiM gene encoding hydroxyethylthiazole kinase: MLDVAPLEALRRQRPLIHCVSNLVTANDCANLALAVGASPMMACAPQEMAEITAAASATVLNTGTPDEERFEVCRLCGCEAVRLGHPVVLDPVGVGASPWRLRRTQELLHLWTPSILRVNLGEAQALLAMNSREQGVDSPGPASQRERLYAAVALARSRRTVVLLSGPEDIVTDGASTWVLWGGSDQMSRITGTGCMLSVLCGAFAAVAGAREAALLASAFWKVCAAQAEERTQGRGPGSFHTALLDAAGTLTPADLAAGTQIQEIAHRSEPQ, translated from the coding sequence ATGTTGGATGTTGCCCCGCTGGAGGCTCTGCGGCGCCAGCGCCCTTTGATCCACTGTGTCAGCAACCTAGTCACCGCCAACGACTGCGCGAACCTGGCCCTGGCGGTGGGCGCCAGCCCCATGATGGCCTGCGCTCCCCAGGAGATGGCGGAGATCACCGCTGCTGCGTCCGCTACGGTGCTCAATACCGGCACCCCGGACGAGGAGCGCTTTGAGGTTTGCAGGCTCTGCGGCTGTGAGGCCGTCCGCCTGGGACATCCGGTGGTGCTGGACCCGGTAGGGGTGGGCGCCAGCCCTTGGCGGCTGCGGCGCACCCAAGAACTCCTCCACCTCTGGACGCCGTCTATCCTGCGGGTGAATCTGGGAGAGGCTCAGGCCCTGCTGGCGATGAACAGCCGGGAGCAGGGCGTGGACAGCCCCGGACCCGCCAGTCAGCGAGAACGGCTCTATGCTGCTGTGGCGCTGGCTCGGAGCCGCCGTACCGTGGTACTGCTATCAGGGCCAGAGGACATTGTTACCGACGGAGCTTCCACCTGGGTACTGTGGGGAGGGAGCGACCAAATGTCCAGGATCACCGGGACGGGCTGCATGCTCTCGGTCCTCTGTGGGGCCTTTGCCGCCGTTGCCGGTGCACGGGAGGCGGCGCTGCTGGCCTCTGCGTTTTGGAAGGTCTGTGCCGCCCAGGCGGAGGAGCGAACCCAAGGCCGGGGGCCGGGGAGTTTCCACACCGCCCTCCTAGATGCAGCAGGGACCCTGACCCCTGCTGATCTGGCGGCTGGAACCCAGATTCAAGAGATAGCCCATAGATCGGAACCGCAATAA
- the adhE gene encoding bifunctional acetaldehyde-CoA/alcohol dehydrogenase → MAKKIDRIDSVETLEAKLAEMRTAAAVYSKFTQEQVDEICKQAAMAADKARIPLAKMAQAETGMGVVEDKVIKNNYASEHVHNYFRHVRTCGVIEEDKAFGTKRIAEPVGIVGAVTPTTNPTSTCIFKILICLKTRNAILISPHPTAKRCTIEAARIMKEAAEKAGLPENIICWMDESSIEMTQVMMREVNLILATGGAGMVKAAYSSGTPAIGVGPGNCNVIFDDSCDIKNAVSSTIHSKTFDNGMICAAEQHVTVLDSIYDKVKKEFQDNRCYFLNQEEAVKIGEVFFNAATHGVKATAVGRSPAQLAAMAGIQIPEGTKVLIAETDDLSHDNPWANEKLCPVLGMYRAKTFEQALDICYKLVSEGGAGHSGALYVDPTEREKIDAFGAKMQTARVLINMPTSFGGIGDLYNFDTAPSLTLGPGSWGGSSFAGQTNIHQLLNIKTVAERRENMLWLRLPEKVYFKKGCTPVALRELKDYYHSKKAFIVTDANLFEMGMCQPVIDQLTEMGIATSIFYDIRVDPQIQDAMKGLPAMHEFQPDVIIAIGGGSAIDTAKIMWLMYEHPEEDFLDLATVFIDIRKRVYEFPKMGIKAKLVCIPTTAGTGSEVTPFTIISDANTGAKWPLADYELLPTMAIVDADNMMNMPKGVTRASGYDVLTHAVEAYVSIMASDYTDGFALTAIKSVFNYLPRAYKNGAKDPEARIKMADASCLAGIAFANAMLGVNHSLAHKLGGWHHIPHGTANALLFTEICKYNAQRTPTKMGTFSQYQYPHAFERYVEIAEYCGMKGKNDQETFNNFIKAAEDLKAAIDIPASIHDYGIDEKAFMGGLDEMSENAFNDECTGANPVYPLISEIRELYLRAYWGKDYDAKVKAGIAAAKPAMFPNPFGSDYEVKMNGVELPNPAVTEEPTEKK, encoded by the coding sequence ATGGCAAAGAAGATTGACCGAATTGACTCTGTGGAGACTCTGGAAGCTAAACTGGCAGAAATGCGCACGGCAGCCGCTGTTTACAGCAAGTTCACACAGGAACAGGTGGACGAGATCTGCAAGCAGGCGGCCATGGCCGCTGACAAGGCAAGAATTCCCCTGGCAAAAATGGCCCAGGCCGAGACTGGCATGGGCGTTGTGGAGGATAAGGTGATCAAGAATAACTACGCCTCCGAGCATGTACATAATTACTTCCGGCATGTCAGAACCTGCGGCGTCATCGAGGAGGACAAGGCTTTCGGTACCAAGCGGATCGCTGAGCCAGTAGGTATCGTGGGCGCTGTGACCCCCACGACGAACCCCACCTCTACCTGTATTTTCAAGATTCTGATCTGCCTGAAAACCCGCAATGCCATTTTGATCTCTCCCCATCCCACTGCTAAGCGCTGCACCATTGAGGCGGCCCGCATCATGAAAGAGGCGGCAGAGAAGGCAGGGCTTCCGGAGAACATCATCTGCTGGATGGACGAGAGCTCCATTGAGATGACCCAGGTGATGATGCGGGAGGTCAATTTGATTCTGGCCACAGGCGGCGCCGGCATGGTGAAAGCGGCATACTCCTCCGGTACTCCTGCCATTGGCGTTGGACCGGGCAACTGCAACGTCATCTTTGACGACAGCTGTGATATTAAGAATGCGGTCTCCTCCACCATTCACTCCAAGACCTTTGACAACGGCATGATCTGCGCGGCGGAGCAGCATGTCACCGTTTTGGACAGTATCTATGACAAGGTGAAAAAGGAATTCCAGGATAACCGCTGCTATTTCCTGAACCAGGAAGAGGCTGTGAAGATCGGCGAGGTGTTTTTCAACGCCGCCACCCATGGCGTCAAGGCCACCGCTGTGGGGCGCTCCCCCGCTCAGCTGGCGGCGATGGCGGGCATCCAGATTCCCGAGGGCACCAAGGTGCTCATTGCGGAGACGGACGATTTAAGCCACGACAACCCCTGGGCCAACGAGAAGCTCTGCCCCGTGTTGGGGATGTACCGGGCCAAGACCTTTGAGCAGGCCCTGGATATCTGTTATAAGCTGGTGAGTGAAGGCGGCGCGGGTCACAGCGGCGCGCTGTATGTGGACCCCACCGAGCGTGAGAAGATCGACGCCTTCGGCGCCAAGATGCAGACCGCCCGGGTGCTGATCAACATGCCCACCTCCTTTGGCGGCATCGGTGATCTCTACAACTTTGATACCGCCCCGTCCCTGACGCTGGGACCCGGCTCCTGGGGCGGAAGCTCCTTCGCCGGTCAGACCAATATCCATCAGCTGCTGAACATCAAGACCGTGGCGGAGAGGAGAGAGAACATGCTGTGGCTGAGACTGCCTGAGAAGGTCTACTTCAAGAAGGGCTGCACGCCGGTTGCCCTGCGGGAGCTGAAGGATTACTACCACTCTAAGAAGGCATTCATCGTCACTGACGCCAACCTCTTTGAAATGGGCATGTGCCAGCCGGTCATTGACCAGCTGACGGAGATGGGGATTGCTACCAGCATCTTCTATGACATCCGGGTGGACCCCCAGATTCAGGACGCTATGAAGGGGCTGCCTGCCATGCACGAGTTCCAGCCCGACGTGATCATCGCCATCGGCGGCGGCTCCGCCATCGATACAGCCAAGATTATGTGGCTGATGTATGAACATCCCGAAGAGGACTTCCTGGACCTGGCTACTGTGTTCATTGATATCCGCAAGCGCGTCTATGAGTTCCCAAAGATGGGCATTAAGGCCAAGTTGGTGTGCATCCCCACCACCGCTGGCACCGGCTCCGAGGTGACGCCCTTCACCATCATCTCCGACGCCAACACTGGTGCCAAGTGGCCCCTGGCGGACTATGAGCTGCTGCCGACCATGGCCATTGTGGACGCGGACAATATGATGAACATGCCTAAGGGCGTGACCCGCGCCTCTGGCTATGACGTGCTGACCCACGCAGTGGAGGCATACGTCTCCATCATGGCCAGCGACTATACGGACGGCTTCGCCTTGACGGCCATCAAGAGCGTCTTCAACTATCTGCCCAGAGCCTATAAGAACGGCGCCAAGGACCCGGAGGCCCGGATCAAGATGGCGGACGCCTCGTGTCTTGCTGGTATCGCGTTTGCCAACGCCATGCTGGGCGTGAACCACTCCCTGGCCCACAAGCTGGGCGGCTGGCACCACATCCCCCACGGCACCGCCAACGCGCTGCTGTTCACAGAAATCTGCAAGTACAACGCCCAGCGCACACCCACCAAGATGGGGACCTTCTCTCAGTATCAGTATCCCCATGCCTTTGAGCGGTATGTGGAGATTGCCGAGTACTGCGGCATGAAGGGTAAGAACGATCAAGAGACCTTCAACAACTTCATCAAGGCTGCGGAGGACCTGAAGGCTGCCATTGACATTCCTGCCAGCATCCATGACTATGGCATTGACGAGAAGGCTTTTATGGGCGGCCTGGATGAGATGAGCGAAAATGCCTTCAATGACGAGTGCACCGGTGCAAACCCTGTCTATCCGCTGATTTCCGAGATTCGGGAGCTGTATCTGCGGGCCTATTGGGGCAAGGACTACGATGCCAAGGTCAAGGCCGGTATTGCCGCTGCTAAGCCTGCTATGTTCCCCAACCCCTTCGGCTCTGATTATGAGGTGAAAATGAACGGTGTGGAACTCCCTAATCCCGCGGTGACGGAGGAGCCTACAGAGAAGAAATAA
- a CDS encoding tyrosine-type recombinase/integrase yields MRHIDLDQMGAFVCQLREEERSAGTVEKYQRDVGAFAAWLAERPVSREEASAWREHLVTLGYAPATVNSMLAALNRFFQFVGWPECRVKPLRIQRRLFRDQDRELTRQEYDRLVATAQTQGRERLSLLLETICATGIRVSEVRYITVEAAYAGRAEVRLKGKVRTILIPGKLARKLIKYARKNHTASGEVFLTKGGGSLSRKQIWAEMKSLCKQAGVAESKVFPHNLRHLFARLFYRATRDVARLADVLGHSSIETTRIYLISTGAEHARTLDRLCLVC; encoded by the coding sequence ATGAGACACATAGACTTAGATCAAATGGGTGCATTTGTCTGTCAGCTGCGGGAAGAGGAGCGCAGCGCGGGGACTGTGGAGAAGTACCAGCGGGACGTGGGAGCCTTTGCTGCGTGGCTTGCCGAGCGGCCGGTCAGTCGGGAGGAGGCATCTGCCTGGAGAGAACACCTGGTAACGCTGGGTTATGCGCCGGCCACTGTGAACTCCATGCTGGCGGCCCTCAACCGTTTTTTTCAATTTGTGGGCTGGCCTGAGTGCCGGGTGAAACCACTGCGGATTCAGCGGCGCCTTTTTCGGGACCAGGACAGAGAGCTGACCCGGCAGGAATACGACCGCCTGGTTGCCACAGCACAGACGCAGGGGAGGGAGCGGCTGTCCCTGCTGCTGGAGACGATCTGTGCCACTGGGATTCGGGTGAGCGAGGTGCGCTATATCACAGTGGAAGCGGCCTATGCTGGACGAGCGGAGGTCAGGCTCAAGGGCAAGGTGCGTACGATCTTGATTCCCGGCAAGCTGGCGCGAAAGCTTATAAAGTATGCCAGAAAAAACCACACCGCCTCTGGCGAGGTATTCCTCACCAAGGGCGGCGGAAGCTTGTCAAGAAAACAGATTTGGGCGGAGATGAAGAGCCTGTGCAAGCAGGCGGGAGTGGCAGAATCCAAGGTATTTCCTCACAACCTGCGGCATTTGTTCGCACGGCTGTTTTACCGGGCAACCCGGGACGTAGCCCGTCTTGCCGACGTGCTGGGGCACAGCTCCATTGAGACGACCCGCATTTACCTGATTTCCACAGGCGCTGAACACGCCCGCACCCTGGATCGTCTGTGTCTGGTGTGCTAG
- a CDS encoding S-layer homology domain-containing protein produces the protein MRKKCLAGIMVLCLLLSMMPTMAFATEAECTKTEGCTAVAHEEGCPAADPAGGGDGNDPTVLLDEPADGYTEWTSTDSLPTSGTYRLATNVTVTEKTTVGGWASSRPETPAKVLTLDLNGHTITATNGQAFFVQTSGGLVIEDSKGNGKITNQDAGSSNLIYVGGSFELKSGTLENAASNGYALFLNSSSTATLSGGTVINTAKGGSAVQVNSSANLTMTAGEIQNTVDGGNAVYVNGNAGTFTMEGGKVTQESTYSSSAAIYANNSATSVSISGGEVVSNSMGVYAAFTPVSVTGGTFQTKSHAFQTRNTTIEPAAGKTVSVDSEGAVFYTFSESNNKIVDGEFTAPALTKSYTQEEASNLTVSGGTFDIQNIAASTNDNSEITISGGTFEKAVPDLDRYLDTDKEIQIQPDGSLIVGESSGETPADPVSVTINGGETNSFGTLAAAIEEVNKASAGGSITVSLGKDQIVTETIQINKDLNVTLDLGGKTLRGPDSGYTIQFGSFDKGSATKPEDCEYTNSGTLTLTNGAVIGYRGILNYFGNVVLDQGLTLTTTERVVNTYGGKITVQGAKLKSTTAFGVGLFNSFYPFDFNASSAVTNSTHEKNKSAEFVMTAGSIDVVYYPVSGNNQRSAGTKATITGGTLTASEEYTAIYWPMEGELTVGGDAVITGGTGIEAKMGTITVKENAQIIGTAAYKADEPTNGGSSPEGSALLLTSQMYGAEGQYQTSNLLTVNIIGGTLTSQKGNAVTVYNTEKNTAQTTHVTVSGGQVNGKLSGITSVTTGENTVTTNGNTQTTSKSNTTLTVSGSVAPASINADGSTAYFANVTQAIASLDPDATEKTQISVFGNSTISTDVELQENITLVVAPGVQLTADVTSGESEKVVVTEQDANGNTVYKLVAKPENPEQTYVASITANGQTAYFDTLAAAVKTVQSGQTITLLKNSDTTGTITISRAVTFTLDPKTFTMKDTIAAGSGFVLTRSGNTYTVSVYTPPTPVTPDDNNSSGSSSDHDSDYTISLPSRTPGGTVKASPRYAESGETVTLTVTPDAGYELDNLSVTDRKGNEVKLTEKGDGQYTFKMPNSRVEVQVAFTRVSSLPFADVAEDAWFRSAVEYVYENGLMNGTTATTFTPNATTSRGMIVAILWRQAGSPTVDYLMEFNDVAPTAYYGEAVRWAASEGIVGGYGDGRFGPNDTITRQQLAAILYRFAQQQGYDTSARADLSGYADLGAVSSYAVEALQWTNAEGLVNGTSATTLSPGGNATRAQAAVILSRFCQSIAQ, from the coding sequence ATGCGGAAGAAGTGTTTAGCAGGCATTATGGTGTTGTGTTTGTTGCTATCCATGATGCCAACCATGGCCTTTGCCACAGAGGCGGAGTGTACGAAGACGGAAGGCTGCACAGCAGTGGCCCATGAGGAAGGCTGTCCGGCCGCAGATCCTGCCGGTGGTGGCGACGGCAATGACCCCACGGTGCTGCTGGACGAACCAGCAGACGGTTATACAGAGTGGACAAGTACAGATTCCCTGCCGACGAGCGGCACCTACCGCCTGGCTACAAATGTGACGGTGACAGAAAAAACCACTGTGGGCGGATGGGCCAGTTCTCGCCCAGAGACTCCAGCTAAGGTTTTAACACTGGACCTGAATGGCCACACCATTACGGCAACCAATGGACAGGCGTTTTTTGTTCAGACCTCTGGTGGCTTGGTCATTGAGGATAGTAAGGGTAATGGCAAGATTACCAATCAAGATGCGGGTTCTTCTAATTTGATTTATGTCGGTGGCAGCTTTGAGCTGAAGAGTGGAACATTGGAAAACGCCGCTTCCAACGGTTATGCGCTCTTCTTGAACTCTTCCAGCACAGCCACCCTTTCTGGCGGTACCGTGATCAACACTGCAAAGGGTGGCTCTGCAGTGCAAGTCAATTCGTCTGCCAATTTGACTATGACGGCCGGCGAGATCCAAAATACCGTGGACGGCGGGAATGCTGTTTATGTCAATGGTAACGCCGGCACCTTTACCATGGAGGGCGGCAAGGTTACTCAGGAATCTACATATAGCTCTTCCGCCGCCATCTATGCGAATAATAGTGCCACATCCGTTTCCATTTCCGGCGGAGAGGTCGTGTCCAATTCCATGGGCGTCTATGCCGCGTTTACTCCGGTCTCTGTGACTGGCGGCACCTTCCAGACGAAGAGCCATGCGTTTCAGACCCGCAACACGACCATTGAACCTGCCGCAGGCAAAACAGTCAGCGTAGACAGCGAAGGTGCTGTTTTCTATACGTTCAGCGAATCCAATAACAAGATTGTGGACGGCGAGTTTACTGCTCCCGCGCTGACGAAATCTTATACGCAAGAGGAGGCATCGAACCTCACGGTCTCCGGCGGCACGTTTGATATTCAAAACATAGCGGCTTCGACAAATGACAATTCCGAGATCACCATCAGCGGCGGCACTTTTGAAAAGGCCGTTCCGGATCTGGATCGGTATTTAGATACGGACAAAGAGATTCAGATCCAGCCCGATGGCTCCCTGATCGTGGGAGAGAGCAGCGGTGAAACGCCTGCTGATCCTGTAAGCGTGACCATCAACGGCGGCGAGACCAACTCTTTTGGTACCCTGGCTGCCGCGATTGAAGAAGTCAACAAAGCCAGTGCAGGAGGCAGCATCACGGTTAGTCTTGGCAAGGACCAGATCGTAACTGAGACTATTCAGATCAATAAGGACCTGAACGTGACCCTGGACCTGGGCGGCAAAACTCTGCGGGGGCCGGACAGTGGGTACACGATCCAGTTTGGAAGCTTTGATAAGGGCAGCGCGACCAAGCCCGAAGATTGTGAGTATACCAACAGCGGCACGCTTACCTTGACGAATGGAGCCGTGATTGGCTATCGGGGAATCCTCAATTATTTTGGAAATGTGGTATTGGATCAGGGTCTTACCCTGACCACCACAGAGCGAGTTGTGAATACCTATGGCGGTAAGATCACCGTTCAGGGCGCAAAGCTGAAAAGCACAACGGCATTTGGCGTGGGGCTGTTCAACAGCTTCTATCCCTTTGACTTCAATGCCAGCTCGGCAGTCACAAACAGTACGCACGAAAAAAATAAGAGTGCGGAGTTTGTGATGACGGCCGGTTCTATTGATGTGGTCTACTATCCAGTATCCGGGAATAATCAGCGGTCGGCTGGTACAAAAGCCACCATCACAGGTGGTACCCTGACAGCCAGTGAAGAGTATACCGCCATTTACTGGCCTATGGAGGGTGAACTGACAGTCGGCGGTGATGCAGTTATTACTGGAGGAACAGGAATTGAGGCCAAGATGGGTACCATCACCGTCAAAGAGAACGCGCAGATTATCGGAACAGCTGCATATAAGGCTGACGAGCCTACAAACGGTGGTTCGTCCCCTGAGGGTTCTGCCCTGCTGCTTACCTCGCAGATGTATGGCGCAGAGGGACAGTATCAAACCAGCAATCTGCTGACGGTCAATATTATCGGTGGCACCCTGACCAGTCAAAAGGGCAATGCTGTGACTGTCTACAATACAGAAAAAAACACGGCCCAGACGACCCATGTCACGGTGTCTGGTGGGCAAGTCAATGGCAAACTGTCCGGAATCACCTCTGTGACCACAGGTGAGAATACAGTGACCACCAACGGGAACACCCAGACTACCAGCAAGTCCAACACAACATTGACGGTCTCCGGCAGCGTGGCTCCTGCCTCTATCAACGCGGATGGCAGCACAGCTTATTTTGCTAACGTCACGCAGGCGATTGCAAGTCTGGACCCCGACGCTACGGAAAAGACACAAATCTCTGTTTTTGGCAATTCCACGATTTCCACGGATGTAGAGCTGCAAGAAAACATCACTCTGGTGGTAGCGCCCGGCGTGCAGCTGACCGCCGACGTGACCTCAGGTGAGAGTGAGAAGGTGGTCGTCACGGAGCAGGACGCAAACGGGAATACGGTCTATAAGCTCGTTGCAAAACCCGAAAATCCCGAACAAACCTATGTCGCCTCGATTACCGCAAACGGCCAGACCGCCTACTTTGATACCCTGGCGGCTGCTGTCAAAACGGTGCAGAGCGGGCAGACGATCACACTGCTGAAAAATAGCGATACGACAGGGACTATTACGATCTCCAGAGCAGTGACCTTTACGCTGGACCCTAAAACCTTTACCATGAAGGACACCATTGCTGCCGGAAGCGGGTTTGTCCTCACCAGAAGCGGCAATACCTATACGGTCAGCGTCTACACGCCCCCCACGCCGGTGACGCCTGATGACAATAACAGCAGTGGCAGCTCCTCCGATCATGATTCTGATTACACCATCTCTCTGCCTTCCAGGACCCCTGGTGGGACTGTCAAGGCAAGCCCCCGCTATGCAGAGTCCGGTGAGACAGTGACCCTGACAGTGACACCGGACGCCGGATATGAGCTGGACAACCTGAGCGTTACGGACCGTAAGGGCAATGAGGTGAAACTGACTGAAAAGGGCGATGGACAGTATACCTTCAAGATGCCAAACTCCCGCGTGGAGGTTCAGGTTGCCTTCACCAGAGTTTCGTCCCTGCCCTTCGCGGATGTTGCAGAGGACGCCTGGTTCCGCAGTGCGGTGGAGTATGTCTATGAGAACGGCCTGATGAACGGCACCACAGCCACCACCTTTACCCCCAATGCCACCACCAGCCGAGGAATGATCGTGGCGATTCTCTGGAGGCAGGCCGGCAGCCCCACAGTGGACTACCTGATGGAATTTAACGATGTAGCGCCGACGGCGTACTATGGGGAAGCCGTCCGCTGGGCCGCCAGCGAAGGAATTGTGGGCGGCTATGGCGACGGTCGATTTGGCCCCAATGACACCATTACCCGTCAGCAGCTGGCGGCCATCCTGTATCGGTTTGCTCAGCAGCAGGGCTATGACACATCTGCCCGAGCCGACCTGAGCGGATATGCTGATCTTGGCGCGGTCAGCTCCTATGCAGTGGAGGCGCTTCAGTGGACCAATGCCGAGGGGCTGGTTAATGGCACCAGTGCCACTACACTGTCTCCCGGCGGAAATGCAACCCGGGCTCAGGCGGCGGTGATCCTCAGCCGTTTCTGCCAGAGTATTGCACAATGA